AAAACACTGCATTGACACTGTACAGTTAGATTTAGAGGCTCTTACAAGATAGAAGGGCTTTGTATTCTTGGAGCTATTTGGTTTAATTGTAATGGTGCCTTTTAAAGAAGAACCTTTCAGCACAAAACTTACAAGAATATAAACAAATGATGGACTTAAGAGCAAACCATCCACATTTTACAGAAACTACATCAGGAACATGTCTGCTAAGCGTTTCAGGAGGAAGCACACTAGGATTGGGACCTGGTTACAGAGCAGCAACCTCAGCCCCAAAGGACATGCCCTTACAGTTACAGGtttgcacacacagcacagactcACAAGGAGCCAGGAAACAACACGGCTAAACAGCTGTTTGAAACAAGATGCTCGGCTTTGCATAGGAATCATGGTATCCAGCCTTCTTCTGCTAGGATGTGCATAATCTAGGTTGGTCTTGggttttaaaaacacaaaacctctgATCAATCCAGTGCTGTCAAACTAGTTCTGTCTATGACAAGTAGCTACTCAGGGACAAACCCTTCTCTGCTGGGTTTATGTCTGAGCATAGGCAAGCAAGAGTTTTCAGAGCAGAACCTGTGGACTAGGACCACTGTTAACCTGATGAGAGATGTGGCTTGGAAATCCTACGGAAGCTCATCAAGGTCTTGGTACTCACTATCAGGCTGTAAAGGGGACTTCGGTCACATGGAAAGGTAAGTGCCCGatcaaactaattttaaaagattttagaAGCACGTAGTTTTCAAATGTGTATGCCTCACATGGTAACACATTCTAATGTTAAGTCTGTTTGTCTTCAAATATGATTAAATGCTTAAGATCTGTCTGATTTCAAACATAAATGTAAACACATACTTTATTGCTCTGGGACCCTCTGTGGCTGAGTGTTGACAAGGTGGTGAGCAGAGGAGTTATGTTAGAGGAGAGAAATAGATGGtaaatttctgaaatgaaactgCAACAAGAGCAAAAGTGGATAAAAAGCAATGGATTGAATTACATCTCTGCTATTAGTGGCTGGATAAAGAGCCCTACAGTCCCAAACACACAAATGATTATAAACACCCAGAGAAATACTCTGTCTATCACCATAGCTACGTATTTCCAATCATCTTCCACCtgcaagagaataaaaaaagagaaggataaATAACATGTAATGTCACATACAATTGGGAGTTGACATTGTGCAGTAGAAATACCCCTTGTGCTTTTGAATGTGAGGAAGAACACACATGCAAGTCAGGAATGTTGCTTGTCATGTTTATAGTTGCTGCAGTTTTCAAATCTCTTCAGAGAGGGCTGAACATATAACACTGTCCTTGTTTGCTGAATTATTCTAAATATTTGAGTCTGAGGGCAGCCCATCCAGGGGTGTGATGCTGATATTAACAAATAAGACCTGATCATGTGGTGGGTGCAGAGTGGAGTGGTTCAGCAGCAGGTGCAGACATCATGGCTACACATCACTCAACCCTGTTGAAGGATTCGTTCTGACAGCCCGCACAAGACAGAGTTTGCTATTCTGGTCTGATTTGAAACACTCTCTCACCAATCAAGCCCCACTGATTTCAGGAAACTGGACACATGGACTATGGCAATGCAAAGGCTCCAACTGAGCAAACTGCGATGTCTTGCACTAAGCAGGACAGAGTGGGTTCTGTATGGGTGAGAGACAGACCTTAGAACCACATTCAGTGAAGTTGCTGTCCTTTAAACCATACCTTTAAATGTGTACTGCACAGGAAACACTGCCTCAAAACATTCACACATATAAACCAGTGACTAGTTAAGAGCTCTCTGCTGAGGAATCTTCCACTTGTTTTCCCAGCTTGATTATATTTTGTTCCAAGAAAATATTAGATTTAGGATTTTGATTGTGTTGAGGGTGAGGAACTCAGCAGCGGATATTGGGGAGAATAAGCAAAATTTAAGGAGGGTAAGTATGAAGCTGCAAACTAAGATAATGGCAACTCAGCCCAGGTGAGAAACAGATAGATAAGGTAAGACTTTTCAAGTTAGATagtattttgtttaattctATCTAACCTCCCAGGGCTACTGAGAGGATAGTTGTAATAGTCATTAGTGTAGGGTTGAGTGATAGGGATGTTTTGAAAAAGAGGGCGATCATGATAATAACATGATCATGGAGAGGAACAGGCTGGTAGTCAGGGAAGAACCTTGGAGGacttctgaaaatcagaaatggaAGCTGTACTTTGCATGAAAGGACATGCAGGAAGATCTCCCAacagctgtaaatatttctacaatttttgaaaggtttttatttgtaTAGGACTAGTACATAACACCACCCATATTGCTTTGTATATCTGGCTGAAGCAGAAGCAGCCTCCAGAATAGTTTTTCTCAATGCTTGCCTGAGAACaaatcctgttttttccctgaaaaggggatttttgtaaattaaaaatcatgctTCCCATCTCTAGTATGTTCTGAAAGGTAAGATACAAAGCTGCTCATGAACACAGTGGACTAAGAATAAAATTTCATGTGGCAGGAGAGATTTGCAAAATGCAAATCAGCAAAACTAGCACAGGAGGACTTCTCCTGAACTGTATAATCAAGACAGCAAGTTATTTGGATGACTGCATGCAAAACTTATTTTGGGAGGAGCAtcagagaaaacagctgaatCAGTACATGGGTATGTTTTATGCAGCTGGTGTAATAATGAAAGCAGGGCTGAAACGTTTGGTTTAAGCAAAGCACTAAGGCCATAGGTACTAAGCAGGGCTCAGCTCAATCCCCATCCTCCTCCATGGTGATAGAGTCCTGTCTTTTGCTTCAGGCTGGCATGTACTATATGCTCACTCTATGAATTCAGCTTAACTCTACTACTTTATTCAGAAATTTATagattttgctttcagattaaaattttctgtagGGCATAAAGAAAGGGAGAATAATGGTGATCTTTAGGTTTTTAGAAGTTGTATgaatttcaacaaaatattctgatagAAAGCAGGCATTCCAACATTTCCCTTATAAAGTTTTTGTGACTTTCAATATAAACACAGCAGTATTTAGCTTTAAAATGGATTTAACCATCATAGAACATCTAAAAAActtcaaaaccaaaagcaaaaattcCATGACAGATCAAAGACACATGTTTCATTAGGTTCACTTCTAAAAATGTCTTGAAATGTCAGAGAATTTCTGTTCCTTGTGAGTTCTTGGTGtcagaaaatacttttgcagcttttttaGTTGCTTGTGTTCACACATGAAGATGTGGCAACAGTATCCTTTAAATTCCAGTATGCACCATTTTCTAAGACAGTAAtcccaaacaggaaaaaaaaattatgaccTCACACAAGCAAACCCAGAAGATGGTCTTCTTCCCCAGCAACTTAGCTTACTGCTTCTTTACCTTTAGGATTTCCTTCTTATACCACGTCCAGCCTTCATGGATTCCTTTGACCTTCAGGCCTCACTCCAAAGGGAGCCTGGCAATTGATTTCCTGAACAGGCCAAAGGCTAGCTGCTGGAGATCTAGTTCTGCTGGCACCCCTCATAACTTTACCACAAACTGAAAACTCACGTTCTGTGGTTGCTGTACCCATGGCCTCCAGCTGTCACATCTCCCACTAGCCCTTCTCTGCTCACGAACAATGAGTCCAGTGGGGCACCTTCCCTGGTTGGCTTGCTTCCTGTGTCAGGAAATTATCTTCCACACACTCCATAAACCTCCTAGATTGAGTCTTCTCTGCTGTGTTACACTTCCAGCAGGTTTCTGGCAAGTTGAAGTCCCTCATGAAAACAAGGGCTGCTGATCATGACACTTCTTCCAGTCTCCTGTACCCATCATCCATCATATCCTCCATCATCTGCCTGTTCATCCTGCCTAGGTGGTCTCTAACAGACTCCTACCAGTGTCCTGCTGGTCTAGTCCCTGATCTTTACACAGGCCCTCCACCTTGTCATCACCCATTATTTCAATACAATCAAAACAAGCCCTAATGGGATGGTTCCTCCCTTACCTCTTTGGTTTCATTTTGAGATCTCATGTTCTCTGCAATGAACTGGACATTGCTAATGACATCCTTCACCTCTGGGGAGTACTCCATGTGCTCTGCCATCCATTTCAGTGACTGATGGCTCAGCTGTCTTTTGGTGGTAGAGAGTTCAGTTGCCTTATCACAGTGACTGCAGCGCTTCTCCTTGTGCAATTTGGTGTCTTTGTGCTTGCTGTGCTTTGACTTGCCCAACTTACTGTCtgatattttcttgttttttctggaggtggtttttttcagctgttctaGTGGCCTCTGCATCAACAGGACTTTGGGGAGCAGGCTAAGAAAGACGGTTTTTACCCATTTGGGCATTGTGTGTGTCGTTGGAGTCCTGTAATGTATGTTGAGGACAAACACTGTGATAACAATTGACAGAGTCACAAATATCATTGTGAAGAGTAAATATTCACCAACTAGGGGAATTACTAAAGAGGTGGATGGGATTGTTTCTGTGATCACCAGTAAAAATACAGTCAAAGAAAGAAGCACAGAGATACAAAGAGTAACTTTCTCTCCACAGTCAGATGGCAGGTAAAAAACTAACACAGTcaggaaagagatgaaaagacAGGGAATGATCAGATTTATGGTGTAGAACATTGGCAATCTTCGAATATAAAAGGAGTATGTTATGTCTGTGTAGATCTCTTCACAGCAGTTATATTTGATATCATGTTTGTAGCCAGAAGCATCAACTATTTCCCATTCACTATTTTCCCAAAAGTCATTCATATCTACTTTGGATCCAATGATCAGAAGATCAATTTTGGCTTTGTCATAGGTCCATGAGCCAAATTTGAGTGAACAGTTCTGATGATCAAATGGGAAAAAGGTAATATCCATTGGACaggagcttttaaaaatagctggtGGGGTCCAGGTGATCATTCCGTCATAGCGAAGGAGAGCTTTGGTCTTGCCTTCAACTTGAAAATCTCCCACAGCACTGGAAAGACAAATTaggcaaagacaaaaaaattaccatgaaaataaaatgtaatggGTGATTTCATAGGTGCTGCAAGGGGATATTTTTGAGAGCAAGGTTCAAATGAATCAATAAAATGGGTAAAATGAATCATCATACTTATTATACAAGACAATATCTGGTTTCCAAATTTTATCTGCTGGTACCCGAACAAATTCAATGCCATCATATTGTCTGGGATCCCATCGTAGTTTGTAGTCATTCCAAATCTGGAAGAAGAATGGACAAAGATTATAGAACCTTAAATTATCAACAAATATATGTTTCTCAGATCTTCCTGTAAAATGACAGACTGTGATGAAGTGTAGCATGTGGAGAAGGGGACAATGTTCCAAAAGACAGCAAGGCCATGACCTGGAGGAACACTGGGCGTGTGAATACTGCTGCCACTGACTGCTGCTCTCTTCTCTGTGCCGGGATGGGGTGCCAATTGCTATGAAATGCTGGCATGCTGAGATCTCCTCTCTCTTGTGACATCATCAGGGAGCCTTGTCTGTGAAAGGTTACCCCCCACTGCTGAGAGAAAATAGGGGCCTTGCTGCAGCACCCCACAGGTGAGAAGTGGACAGCACCCTATGTTTGGCCCACCTGCACACgaacaggcagctgctgccagaagaTAGTATTGGCTCCACAGGAGTACTGAAGTACCAGGTAAGGGCAGCAAGGGATGTACAGCAGCTCCCTTGCACTGCTGTCTATTGCCCTATCATGGGGCCATGCTCCATGGTCTCTCACCTATTGTAAGTACAGTATCTTTTACAGATTGTGTGGACCACAATCAGTGCCTGAAAAAAATGGTGGAAGTTAGCTATATTTTCTCAGCAGTTTAGGTCCTCTAAGGATCCTTATCTATGTAAAAACACTAAAACTGTCAGTTATAATGGAGGCATGttctttttcctaataaatattttggtgaGGATGACCTGGGACTACAGAGCTGCATATTTAATCACCCTTTGAGGAGTACATCCAGCtagatttttcagaagaaaaccaatCATCATGAAGTCAGAGAAGAATGTATcccacaggaaagaaagaagatgtTAACTTCTAGGTAAAAAGAAcgaagaaattattttttcaattgtGGAGCTTCtccttattaatttttaaaaatccttgtTATAACCCAAAAACTTATCTTATAGATGTAACTTACaagtaaaacacattttatcatTTTGATGCAAAATGCATGAGAAATGCAACACAGTCACTTACATGTCTTAGCCACAAATTTGTTTCCATAATCTGATTTACTTCATCCTACAAAGAAACACAGGCATAAATTGTTATAGCATCCTGAGATGGCTAAAAACTTAGCCCATAGAACTGGAAAATAGGATTTCACATTCACTGATGGCAGATTTTTTCTAGCATCTTTCAAGAGGTTTACACATTGTACAATGTTGTGTACAACCCTactgaaaaaatgtaatgaaactTTACTGAAAAATCATGCTCCATAAATATCAGATATACAGAAGGCTGCACTGTTTTGCCAGGCATTTGAGTATCTGAAGAGTACATAACCTAGAATTGCTCTGACCTGTACCAGAGGAATAAGGTTCTTGTGGCTGTGTATTTTGTTGGATTCAGTGGTTAAAAAGCACTGATTACACAGTACAGAATTGGTTGCAATTCAAGGAAAATGGCATGTGTATCACAGTGTTTTGAATTTCTATGCAAACCTCTAGAGCAGATGCACTTGGCCAGCACTAAATTAGGTAACTGTGATACAGAGACCTTATTTTTACAGTCATTTATTGGAATTGCCAATCAGTCATGAATCAGAAAGGTGATGCTTTGCTTCTTCCACATTGcctctgtcctgcccagcaTGTTTGCCCCACACCTATTTGCATTCCAGCACATGCAACATTCATTCATCCCCACCTCCATGCCTTATAACACCACTCTTCCACCTGCCACACTTTTCCCTTTACatcattttgaaacaaatagattggaaaaaaatatagccCACATGcaaaaaaggagattttttttccctcaggacTACTGGGAAATGACAGTAGTCCCACAGGTAACATGCTACACACAACATGGACACACCAGGTGTCTCTGGAGTGGGCTATCCCTGTGAAGAGTGGGCTTGAACATCCAGTACTTCTGCCCTGGGCTCTAGAGGCTGCTACCTGAAGCAGAAGGTTTGATGCTACAGAGTAAGGAAATTTATCTGTGTCATTCAAACCACTTGTTTAAGCAACTGGAACAACTCATCTGACTGAGAGGACAGCAAAGGTCTCAGCATGTGTGCTTAGACACACATGAAATGAAAGCTAGGAGAGTTGTGGGTGTGTGCAGCCATCACAATCACATCTCCTGCTTCAGTGATTTGCATGTGTTTAGAAACACCCCGAAAGCTCAGCAATGTTCTGTAGTGAGTCTTACCACATTTGTAAGCTGGGTAATGGCCAGTTCAAAATACACTGTTACAGGATCAGACACATTTTCCACCGGCCTAATGAACTGGTTGTACTGGGAGAAGAGTTTGTGAAATAACCGTTCCTCTGATTCGCAGGCTGTGGTATCTGTATTGGTAAAGATAAAGAACAGCTAAGCCAGAGGtaagaagaaggggaaaagggtGCTGGAAAACATACTAATTTGTGCTATATTTCTGGATCATGTGCTTGTGACCATGTTTAAAGCCAccagagcacagagaggagaggTTGCCAGAATGCTGTCAGTTGAAAGCATCCTCCTGCAGAATGTTGGTGCTCCTTGTTTCCTCAAATAGTAAGGTAATGACTTCAGTGGTTGTGTCCCCTAAGCTGGATTTAGCCTGTGAGCCTCCATTTGGCCCACCCTGGTATCACACAAAAGTAGAATAAGGTGGTGTGAAATATGAGAAGTAGAAATGTGACAGATTTAATCTTTGTGAGCCTTCATGGTAAAACAAGGTGTTTATGAGAAGCATAGCTACTTAGGAATTAAAAGCTCAAGGCTGCAAACTACTGTATCAAAATCTCTATCAGGTGATTAGTAGACAACAATGATGCCTCCTAATCTTAAACACTATAGCTGCATTTTATCCTCAAAATTGATATTTCCACTCATTAGATAGCAcagtttttctttgcagaatgtTAATTTATTAAGTTCTATGAACAAGAAAACGGTGGAAATGTTATCCTTTCTTACAGAATAGCACACATCTATGTAATACAGAACTGTTCTTTGGGAACAAGCAGATCACAGCTGTAACCCCTCATTAATGAAGAACAGACCAGATGGCTTAGAAGAAACAAGGTATGTGACAGGCATTGAGCTGACTCACTGCAGAGTTAAGAAGAATGCTCCTAACCTGTTACACATAGTCTTAACTTGAAACAGTTATTTTCACAGTGGTAAAGGCTATACACTTtgatttcaaaaggaaaatattaaattttatttgctctggTAACATCAGCTCAGAAGAACAATTTTCTTGAATAATATTGCTATTACAATACATTTCGGTAATTCGCCACctaaaatagaaatactttaTAAGGTCAAGATTTAAAATTCCCTTCTCATGCTGTGCATAGCTGTGTTACTAAAGCTATGTGATGATCCTAAAAATGTTACTGATACAACTGaggaaaactttgttttcagacTCATTGTTGTAACTTTTTTGCTTTATTCCCAGACTGTACTAGAACACATCAGACAAGCAACCATGATAGGCCTTTATGATTGCAAATATTAAACACAGAAGGGGTTTGTGCCAGGCAGCATGGTCTCTGGCGCAGCACAGGACATAAATTTGCAATTTACATATCCTTCAGTGAACACAAGAGCCTGTGGATGTGCAGGGAGACACTTGGTCTCAGTACGCTGCACTTTCATGATTTTACTCTCCTTCCCCTGTTGttgaaaatgacatttcacCTCTAAGGTGATACAAAGCATCCTGAAATTTCAGGGGATTGTCATTACTGCAAGATGAAATGTTGGCTACTGGTCACTTACTtgtatggaaagaaaattatagtAAAATTCAAAAActtgatgttttatttcatcctTTCAGCATCATTCAGAGAAGACACATGGATGTCTATAAAGTTTGGATGCATTTATATTACGTATTGTTCCATTcaaaaaagaactaaaaaaattattttcaaatttcatcATTACCACCCATAGCATTGTGATTAGAAGTACACTACTGTGGCTACATGAAGTCTGATGACTGAAGTAAATGCATCTAAAATCttgtttcatttgaaatttttcCACTTGCTTCTTAATAGAcacatgctttaaaataaagtaacaaaACCAAGTATTTAGGTCTTATCTCATGGTGCTGCTTTAAGATCATTTCTTATGCTTTGCTAAGACAAGCACTATATTTAATACATATCTTGATCATCCACAGAAGTGAGACgttcaaaataaatgtgtcctaaaagcaaaaaatcctgCTAAACTCAGTGAGAGTTGTGAAGAGAAATGACTGCAgcatatttaaaacacagatcATAAACAATAGTGAACAACAATAGATTAAGTTCTCACTTTTGAAAGTGTGAGTACTGACCATGCACATTCATAGTctgcattatttaaatatttgcaaattcaAGCACCAAATTAAATTACTAGGACCTCTAATCCATTTCTATTGTTTTCTAGGAACAGTTCTTCCATTAGTtgccaaacaaaaacaaagagttTTATGTTGGAAATCTAGAAATGCTTTAGCTCTTTTCAAACACTGTTGAAATGTTAAAGATTTCAGGTTAGAAATAGCTGGTGGAAGCTTTACATTGAATTTATTCAAGAAAATAGAAGCAGAGACAGTAACTAGAAAGTATTCTAGAAACTGGTATCAAAGAGAGCCTACCTTTAATCAAGGGTGTGAACACGAATGCCCACACACAGAAAGCAGGGCAACACCAACATAGCCGCGTCTCAGGATGCATAGCTAGCAGCAGAATAGAACTTCCTTTTGAGAACAGAGGTTTGAGGGGAGAAATAAGATGCAAGAAGACATATAAACCTCCTGATGGTAAGTAGGCTGTTGAAGGattgatttctgttttgcatgTGCAGCAAACTCTGCAGCCTGCTGAGCAGAGCAAAGCCTTGCAGAGTTTCTTTCACTACCACTAG
This sequence is a window from Parus major isolate Abel chromosome Z, Parus_major1.1, whole genome shotgun sequence. Protein-coding genes within it:
- the CHRNA6 gene encoding neuronal acetylcholine receptor subunit alpha-6, with the translated sequence MYYTTACESEERLFHKLFSQYNQFIRPVENVSDPVTVYFELAITQLTNVDEVNQIMETNLWLRHIWNDYKLRWDPRQYDGIEFVRVPADKIWKPDIVLYNNAVGDFQVEGKTKALLRYDGMITWTPPAIFKSSCPMDITFFPFDHQNCSLKFGSWTYDKAKIDLLIIGSKVDMNDFWENSEWEIVDASGYKHDIKYNCCEEIYTDITYSFYIRRLPMFYTINLIIPCLFISFLTVLVFYLPSDCGEKVTLCISVLLSLTVFLLVITETIPSTSLVIPLVGEYLLFTMIFVTLSIVITVFVLNIHYRTPTTHTMPKWVKTVFLSLLPKVLLMQRPLEQLKKTTSRKNKKISDSKLGKSKHSKHKDTKLHKEKRCSHCDKATELSTTKRQLSHQSLKWMAEHMEYSPEVKDVISNVQFIAENMRSQNETKEVEDDWKYVAMVIDRVFLWVFIIICVFGTVGLFIQPLIAEM